The genomic region GGCCTACGGCGAGCTGTCGAACCAGAAGATCGACGACATGGAGGCCGCCGAGGACGCGGACCCGCGCGGCAAGCGGGACCCGCGCGACTTCGCGCTCTGGAAGGGCCACACCGAGGGCGTGCCGCTGACCGCCTCCTGGCCGACCCCGTGGGGCCGCGGCCGGCCGGGCTGGCACCTGGAGTGCTCGGCGATGGCCGGCAAGTACCTCGGCGGCGAGTTCGACATCCACGGCGGCGGCCTGGACCTGCGCTTCCCGCACCACGAGAACGAGCTGGCCCAGTCGACCGCGGTCGGGCAGAAGTTCGCCCGGTTCTGGATGCACAACGCCCTCGTCACCGCGGCCGGCGAGAAGATGTCCAAGTCGCTGGGCAACGGCGCGATCGTGCGCAACGTCGTCGAGCGGGTCCGCCCGATCGAGCTGCGGTTCTACCTGGTCCAGTCGCACTACCGCTCGGTGGTGGAGTTCTCCTTCGGCGCGCTGGACGAGGCCGCGACCAGCTTCCAGCGGATCGAGGGTTTCGTCACCCGGGCGACCGAGCTGACCGGCGCGGCCGACCGCGTCGACCCGGCCGCCGTCGAGCTGCCGGCCGACTTCGTCGCCGCGATGGACGACGACCTGGGCACGCCGGCCGCGATGGCGGTGTTGCACACCACCGTGCGGGACGGCAACAAGCTGCTCGCGGACGGGGATTCACCCGCCCTGCGGGAGACGCTGGCCACGGTCCGCTCGATGCTCGACGTGTTCGGGCTCGACCCGCTGGCCGAGCCGTGGGTGTCGCGGACCGGGACGACCGACGAGCTGACCGAGGTCGTCGACGGGCTGGTGCAGGCGTTGCTGGACCAGCGCCAAGCGGCCCGGGAACGCAAGGACTACGCCGCCTCGGACCAGATCCGCGACCGGCTCAAGGCGCTCGGCGTCGTCGTCGAGGACACCCCGCAGGGGCCGCGCTGGACCATTGCGCCGAAAACCACCGAAGGAAACT from Kribbella flavida DSM 17836 harbors:
- the cysS gene encoding cysteine--tRNA ligase, with amino-acid sequence MTLRLYDTATAAVRDFVPVHPGKVGIYHCGLTVQGAPHVGHIYKEVVFDVLRRWLERSGYQVTVIANVTDIEDKILAKSAEREIPWWAHAYEFERELHWAYDVLGCRPPTYEPRATGHIPEMLEMIQQLIDGGHAYVAQDGSGDVYFDVKSWPAYGELSNQKIDDMEAAEDADPRGKRDPRDFALWKGHTEGVPLTASWPTPWGRGRPGWHLECSAMAGKYLGGEFDIHGGGLDLRFPHHENELAQSTAVGQKFARFWMHNALVTAAGEKMSKSLGNGAIVRNVVERVRPIELRFYLVQSHYRSVVEFSFGALDEAATSFQRIEGFVTRATELTGAADRVDPAAVELPADFVAAMDDDLGTPAAMAVLHTTVRDGNKLLADGDSPALRETLATVRSMLDVFGLDPLAEPWVSRTGTTDELTEVVDGLVQALLDQRQAARERKDYAASDQIRDRLKALGVVVEDTPQGPRWTIAPKTTEGN